The following are from one region of the Sandaracinus amylolyticus genome:
- a CDS encoding MATE family efflux transporter yields MRLDLDVARAVARLAGPAIAQSLLHTLVFLVDRAMLGRFSADALASMQISGPVTWSISSVASAVQVGAIAIVGREVGAARRDRAAAAVRAGLGASAGIGLLAGVLATLAIPLVLAGFPDAGPAVRDEASAYLGVILPCLPLLLVSAMAAAVFQSAGDTRTPLLVALLANAVNGGANWVLIFGRAGMPALGAKGAAIGSALALAVECAVLVALLARGRGVVSLRGRGGEREQLARMVGVAGPAVLERIAQHAGFLAFVAMIGALGPLAMAANQALISIESVAFLSADGFGIAGAAIVAQRLGAGREDQARMAARVAAAMALVALSACGIVFVIAPRALASAFTPEPEIVALAVPCLFVAAIAQPFMAVGVVLGDALRGAGATRTTFVITLIGGVAVRLAATWIFAFELGLGLLGVWIGSTIDWVVRTALASWRFSRPGWARAV; encoded by the coding sequence GTGCGGCTCGATCTCGACGTGGCGCGCGCGGTCGCCCGCCTGGCGGGCCCGGCGATCGCGCAGTCGCTGCTCCACACGCTGGTGTTCCTCGTCGATCGCGCGATGCTCGGCCGCTTCTCCGCGGACGCGCTCGCGTCGATGCAGATCAGCGGGCCGGTCACGTGGAGCATCTCGTCGGTCGCGTCGGCGGTGCAGGTCGGCGCGATCGCGATCGTGGGCCGCGAGGTCGGCGCGGCACGGCGCGATCGGGCCGCGGCCGCGGTGCGGGCCGGGCTCGGCGCGTCGGCGGGTATCGGGCTCCTCGCGGGCGTCCTCGCGACGCTCGCGATCCCGCTCGTGCTCGCGGGCTTCCCCGACGCGGGCCCCGCGGTGCGAGACGAGGCGAGCGCGTACCTGGGCGTGATCCTGCCGTGCCTCCCGCTGCTCCTCGTGTCCGCGATGGCGGCCGCGGTGTTCCAGAGCGCGGGCGACACGCGCACGCCGCTGCTCGTCGCGCTGCTCGCGAACGCGGTGAACGGTGGCGCGAACTGGGTGCTGATCTTCGGGCGCGCCGGGATGCCCGCGCTCGGGGCGAAGGGCGCGGCGATCGGGAGCGCGCTCGCCCTCGCGGTCGAGTGCGCGGTGCTCGTCGCGCTGCTCGCACGAGGACGCGGCGTGGTGTCGCTCCGAGGGCGCGGCGGCGAGCGCGAGCAGCTCGCGCGGATGGTCGGCGTCGCGGGCCCGGCGGTGCTCGAGCGCATCGCGCAGCACGCGGGCTTCCTCGCGTTCGTCGCGATGATCGGCGCGCTCGGTCCGCTCGCGATGGCCGCCAACCAAGCGCTGATCAGCATCGAGTCGGTCGCGTTCCTCTCGGCCGACGGGTTCGGGATCGCGGGCGCAGCGATCGTCGCCCAGCGGCTCGGCGCAGGACGCGAGGATCAGGCGCGCATGGCCGCGCGCGTCGCCGCGGCGATGGCGCTCGTCGCGCTCTCCGCGTGCGGGATCGTGTTCGTGATCGCGCCGCGCGCGCTCGCGTCGGCGTTCACGCCCGAGCCCGAGATCGTCGCGCTGGCGGTGCCGTGCCTCTTCGTCGCCGCGATCGCGCAGCCGTTCATGGCCGTCGGCGTGGTGCTTGGCGACGCGCTGCGAGGCGCGGGCGCGACCCGGACGACGTTCGTCATCACGCTGATCGGCGGCGTCGCGGTGCGTCTCGCCGCGACGTGGATCTTCGCGTTCGAGCTCGGGCTCGGCCTGCTCGGCGTGTGGATCGGATCGACGATCGACTGGGTGGTGCGCACCGCGCTCGCGTCGTGGCGCTTCTCGCGCCCCGGCTGGGCGCGCGCGGTCTGA
- a CDS encoding tetratricopeptide repeat protein, with protein MAKPKKLPPPSVPDASQAVAQAETPRIKWNVIAQIGLAVVVVWALAIGTIPYVGYWGVGIVGVLTAVLIGFGIWIWRFTRRQQRIMDVLKQATDDEGRRAAIAQLEAQGSKDAMAALARAQLMLRDDPKAAMGILEGIDVSKEPGPVQDEVRSNLAFLYLAQGRPKDARPVVDELRLDRQTNPKAKAMYAAVMAETFARTGKADEAKKLLETYSPDDPEYGEVSIVLLRAQVYTYLATKNRGLMRKAMLKIAERDPNQLGPFMQKGSSPELQAAVREVLTQAGFATRAKTKVQRQ; from the coding sequence GTGGCCAAGCCGAAGAAGCTTCCTCCCCCCTCGGTCCCCGACGCATCGCAAGCCGTCGCTCAGGCGGAGACGCCGCGGATCAAGTGGAACGTCATCGCCCAGATCGGCCTCGCGGTCGTCGTCGTGTGGGCGCTCGCGATCGGTACGATCCCCTACGTCGGCTACTGGGGCGTCGGCATCGTCGGCGTGCTGACCGCCGTGCTGATCGGCTTCGGGATCTGGATCTGGCGCTTCACGCGTCGCCAGCAGCGCATCATGGACGTGCTGAAGCAGGCGACCGACGACGAGGGACGCCGCGCGGCGATCGCGCAGCTCGAGGCGCAGGGCAGCAAGGACGCGATGGCCGCGCTCGCGCGCGCCCAGCTGATGCTGCGCGACGACCCGAAGGCCGCGATGGGCATCCTCGAGGGCATCGACGTCTCGAAGGAGCCGGGCCCGGTGCAGGACGAGGTCCGCTCCAACCTCGCGTTCCTCTACCTCGCGCAGGGCCGTCCGAAGGACGCGCGCCCGGTCGTCGACGAGCTGCGCCTCGACCGCCAGACGAACCCCAAGGCCAAGGCGATGTACGCCGCGGTGATGGCCGAGACCTTCGCGCGCACCGGCAAGGCCGACGAGGCGAAGAAGCTCCTCGAGACCTACTCGCCCGACGACCCCGAGTACGGCGAGGTCTCGATCGTCCTCCTGCGCGCGCAGGTCTACACGTATCTCGCGACCAAGAACCGCGGCCTGATGCGCAAGGCGATGCTGAAGATCGCGGAGCGCGATCCGAACCAGCTCGGCCCGTTCATGCAGAAGGGCTCGAGCCCCGAGCTCCAGGCGGCGGTGCGCGAGGTGCTCACCCAGGCCGGCTTCGCGACGCGCGCCAAGACGAAGGTGCAGCGCCAGTAG
- a CDS encoding alpha/beta fold hydrolase: MTEVHRTLVEDGAFARVVHDGSPDAPALVVIPALGMPAAVIDPFLARLASALRVVTIELPGAGAASGARAGWGTRDLARAVDQVLTAHAIPRAHVFGVSLGGMVAQWVAIDHPARVDRLVLASTAAHGVGAALTNLPAKVVLAKAALSPEPGATLARAIVSDHVRDDPDAMGRIEAAIAEQPRDGEEIAWLAAAAAVHDTRACLATIRAPTLILTGAHDALIPPAVQDELQSGITGAQRTTIAGAGHAVVLDQPSATADAVLAFLQRA; encoded by the coding sequence ATGACCGAGGTCCACCGCACGCTCGTCGAGGACGGCGCGTTCGCGCGCGTCGTGCACGACGGCTCGCCCGACGCGCCCGCGCTCGTCGTGATCCCGGCGCTCGGCATGCCTGCCGCGGTGATCGATCCCTTCCTCGCGCGCCTCGCGTCGGCGCTGCGCGTCGTGACGATCGAGCTGCCCGGCGCGGGGGCGGCGAGCGGCGCGCGCGCCGGATGGGGCACGCGCGATCTCGCGCGCGCGGTCGACCAGGTGCTCACCGCGCACGCGATCCCGCGCGCCCACGTGTTCGGCGTCTCGCTCGGCGGGATGGTCGCGCAGTGGGTCGCGATCGATCACCCCGCGCGCGTCGATCGCCTCGTGCTCGCGTCCACCGCCGCGCACGGCGTCGGCGCTGCGCTCACGAACCTGCCCGCGAAGGTCGTGCTCGCGAAGGCCGCGCTCTCGCCCGAGCCCGGCGCCACGCTCGCGCGCGCGATCGTCTCCGATCACGTGCGCGACGATCCCGACGCGATGGGCCGCATCGAGGCCGCGATCGCGGAGCAGCCTCGCGACGGCGAGGAGATCGCGTGGCTCGCTGCAGCCGCGGCCGTGCACGACACGCGCGCGTGTCTCGCGACGATCCGCGCACCGACGTTGATCCTGACCGGCGCGCACGACGCGTTGATCCCGCCCGCGGTGCAGGACGAGCTGCAATCCGGCATCACCGGCGCGCAGCGCACCACCATCGCCGGCGCGGGCCACGCGGTCGTGCTCGACCAACCGAGCGCGACCGCGGACGCGGTGCTCGCGTTCCTGCAGCGCGCCTGA